A section of the Neorhizobium galegae bv. orientalis str. HAMBI 540 genome encodes:
- a CDS encoding creatininase family protein, whose translation MTGIAPRHFAPSSFIWAELTRAELAAKRDAGALVVVPTGAIEQHGDFLPVETDTLLSAAVAELAASRVTRVEIVVAPAVSVGFSPHHLSHPGTISLRLETYLAVLSDTARSILDSGFPRVVFVNGHGGNSAPLRSLCAQMVTDGYAVGMVDYFAPGERDWLPLLKGALPRTGHACEQEAALTMALTSPEASERVQSAIRGLPARLVQPWIAPGHTDDPITAFGAGWPPIFQADDCGYFGDPAKATMENGALILEATVAGLAAYLEAFACTPLRLGTARDPATPKLAREIRGRT comes from the coding sequence ATGACAGGCATTGCACCCAGGCATTTTGCGCCGTCTTCATTCATATGGGCCGAATTGACGCGTGCGGAGCTGGCGGCGAAGCGGGATGCCGGTGCTTTGGTCGTCGTGCCGACGGGTGCGATCGAACAACACGGCGACTTCCTTCCCGTGGAGACAGATACGCTGCTTTCGGCCGCCGTTGCCGAACTCGCGGCAAGCCGCGTAACCAGGGTGGAAATTGTCGTGGCGCCCGCTGTTTCCGTTGGCTTCTCGCCGCATCACCTCAGCCATCCGGGCACGATCAGCCTACGGCTGGAAACTTATCTGGCGGTTCTTTCCGATACCGCGCGATCAATCCTGGATTCTGGGTTTCCGCGCGTCGTCTTCGTCAACGGTCACGGGGGCAACTCGGCGCCATTGCGCTCGCTCTGCGCCCAGATGGTGACCGACGGATATGCGGTTGGCATGGTCGATTATTTCGCACCGGGCGAGAGGGACTGGTTGCCGCTTCTGAAGGGCGCACTGCCGCGCACCGGCCATGCCTGCGAACAGGAGGCGGCGTTGACGATGGCATTGACCTCTCCGGAAGCGAGCGAACGGGTCCAATCAGCGATCAGGGGGCTTCCGGCGCGCCTAGTGCAGCCCTGGATCGCGCCGGGCCACACGGACGACCCGATCACCGCGTTCGGGGCAGGCTGGCCGCCGATCTTCCAGGCCGACGACTGCGGTTATTTCGGCGATCCGGCAAAGGCTACCATGGAAAACGGGGCTTTGATCCTCGAAGCGACGGTTGCGGGTCTGGCAGCATATTTGGAAGCGTTCGCATGCACACCGTTACGGCTGGGAACTGCTCGCGATCCCGCCACGCCGAAGCTGGCGAGAGAAATTCGAGGGCGGACGTAA
- a CDS encoding GNAT family N-acetyltransferase, protein MKTHPTIRALTSFEVEQLVDWARIEGWNPGFVDAPALHAADPQGFIGCFVDGQMAAGISAVRYGSDFGFIGLYITRPDFRGKGFGRKVWDAGMAHLDSRTIGLDGVPEQQANYRSMGFEPAYETFRWSGSLAGSRDAGVAAIIDDLVPAVLGYDQAFFPAERGAFLTAWLKPPRAAKVIIRDGNVCGYAVCRKCHDGYKIGPLFAQTADDAQKLLNACAAEIGNETMHVDVPALQTEFSAYLEANRFVKGFTTARMYRGPVPAVRMPGVFGITTLELG, encoded by the coding sequence ATGAAAACCCATCCTACCATTCGCGCACTCACCTCCTTCGAGGTCGAACAGCTCGTCGACTGGGCGCGGATCGAGGGCTGGAATCCGGGCTTTGTCGATGCGCCGGCTCTCCATGCCGCCGATCCTCAAGGTTTCATCGGCTGTTTCGTGGACGGCCAGATGGCGGCCGGCATATCCGCGGTCCGCTACGGTTCCGATTTCGGCTTTATCGGCCTTTACATCACCCGCCCAGATTTTCGCGGCAAAGGTTTTGGCAGAAAGGTCTGGGATGCGGGCATGGCGCATCTCGACAGCCGGACGATCGGCCTCGACGGCGTGCCGGAACAGCAGGCGAATTATCGCAGCATGGGTTTCGAGCCGGCCTACGAGACGTTTCGCTGGAGCGGCAGTCTTGCCGGAAGCCGCGATGCGGGTGTGGCCGCGATCATCGATGATCTTGTGCCTGCCGTTCTTGGCTATGACCAAGCTTTCTTCCCTGCGGAGCGCGGCGCTTTCCTGACCGCCTGGCTGAAGCCGCCACGGGCTGCCAAGGTCATCATCCGTGACGGCAATGTCTGCGGCTATGCGGTCTGCCGCAAATGCCATGACGGTTACAAGATCGGCCCGTTGTTTGCGCAGACCGCCGACGACGCGCAAAAGCTGCTGAACGCCTGCGCCGCGGAGATCGGCAACGAAACCATGCATGTCGACGTCCCGGCCCTGCAGACGGAATTTTCGGCCTATCTCGAGGCGAATCGTTTCGTGAAGGGCTTCACGACCGCGCGGATGTATCGCGGTCCGGTGCCGGCGGTGCGGATGCCGGGCGTGTTCGGGATTACCACTCTCGAACTCGGCTGA
- a CDS encoding cupin domain-containing protein encodes MSEEAVGGKIKWSRQEQVALTWVHPGQEFSHRLITKKLHGSSISFHITTYMPHFDTMVEGDGVHEVILYCLHGWSRQIVEETGEEHIFKPGDAMYLPVNYRYRHIIGEAGLVIAVCANPSKEAGDM; translated from the coding sequence ATGAGCGAAGAAGCGGTTGGCGGCAAGATCAAGTGGTCGCGCCAGGAACAGGTGGCGCTGACCTGGGTGCATCCGGGCCAGGAGTTCAGCCACCGGCTGATCACAAAGAAGCTGCATGGCTCGTCGATTTCATTCCACATCACCACTTACATGCCGCACTTCGACACCATGGTCGAAGGCGATGGCGTGCATGAGGTGATCCTCTATTGCCTGCATGGCTGGTCGAGACAGATCGTTGAGGAGACTGGCGAAGAGCACATCTTCAAGCCTGGCGATGCGATGTACCTGCCCGTCAATTACCGATACCGCCACATCATCGGCGAGGCCGGCCTCGTGATCGCCGTCTGCGCCAACCCTTCGAAAGAAGCGGGCGACATGTAA
- a CDS encoding ABC transporter permease: MHSDKRGREFYILAIFFAIFVLFLYGPLSAILILSFQGPNGGLTFPLNGVSLRWFANLFETQAVGDFGGSFRRSAMLGIMVMIVTVVVSLLAGLAFRRRFIGSTALFYLAVASLVVPSIIISLGIGVVFQQLGFQPSWYTSAFGAHLTWTLPFGVLIMFAVFNRFSPAYEEAARDLGASPWQTFRHVVLPMIAPSLIGVGLFGFTLSYDEFARTLMTSGSFNTLPLEIYGMTTNVTTPVLYALGTVTTVFSFLVIAGTLGLIVHLNRRRLQP; encoded by the coding sequence ATGCACAGCGACAAGCGCGGACGCGAATTCTACATCCTCGCCATCTTCTTCGCCATTTTCGTGCTGTTCCTCTACGGCCCGCTTTCGGCGATCCTGATCCTCTCCTTCCAGGGGCCGAACGGCGGCCTCACCTTCCCGCTGAACGGCGTGTCGCTGCGCTGGTTCGCCAACCTGTTCGAGACGCAGGCGGTTGGCGATTTCGGCGGATCGTTCCGCCGTTCCGCCATGCTCGGCATCATGGTGATGATCGTCACCGTCGTCGTCTCGCTGCTCGCGGGCCTCGCCTTCCGCCGCCGCTTCATCGGCTCCACCGCTCTGTTTTATCTCGCGGTTGCCAGCCTCGTCGTGCCGTCGATCATCATCTCGCTCGGCATCGGCGTCGTATTCCAGCAGCTTGGTTTCCAGCCGTCGTGGTATACCTCGGCTTTCGGCGCCCATCTCACCTGGACGCTACCCTTCGGCGTCCTGATCATGTTTGCCGTCTTCAACCGCTTTTCGCCGGCCTACGAGGAAGCCGCGCGCGATCTCGGCGCTTCGCCCTGGCAGACCTTCCGCCATGTCGTGCTGCCGATGATCGCGCCGAGCCTCATTGGTGTCGGCCTGTTCGGCTTCACGCTGTCCTATGACGAATTCGCCCGTACGCTGATGACGTCCGGCTCGTTCAACACGCTGCCGCTCGAAATCTACGGCATGACGACCAATGTCACGACGCCGGTGCTCTACGCGCTTGGCACGGTGACGACGGTGTTCTCCTTCCTTGTCATCGCCGGCACGCTCGGCCTGATCGTCCACCTCAATCGCCGCCGCCTGCAGCCGTGA
- a CDS encoding NAD(P)/FAD-dependent oxidoreductase, with product MMMEIGSLWEAITPAAPKCAKLTDAITADVVVVGAGFLGLSSALHAAKAGLDVVLLESHQPGFGASGRNTGFVVPSLKTSLGPAEVVAALGADHAGRLLKLVAGSGRAVFDLISRYDIDCDAVQNGWLQPAHSRAAEEVLHGRMPRLVAAGVDAEWLDRDAMLKRTGLPSLHGGIRVASGGQITPLAYAYGLARAAISAGVRLFGDSPVKSIEPDGQGWRVRTAAGEVRARRVLMTTNALIGNLLPELRASIIPARVFQIATQPLPRPLRETLLPDMAPVADTRRHTFALRWSPDGRLVTGGMVPPLPGRMALARRLFANRLRRMVPDLTEVRVEYSWTGMIAGTLDFLPRMMRIKPGIDAVIGCNGRGVALTTALGREIGPWLAGRMADADLTLPLTAPRPIPFSRISGLGPHLILPVWEARDAFEARFR from the coding sequence ATGATGATGGAAATCGGGTCATTGTGGGAGGCGATCACGCCAGCCGCACCCAAATGCGCAAAGTTGACGGACGCGATCACCGCTGATGTGGTCGTCGTGGGTGCGGGCTTCCTCGGCCTTTCATCCGCCCTGCATGCCGCCAAGGCGGGGCTCGACGTGGTTCTGCTCGAAAGTCATCAGCCTGGCTTCGGCGCATCTGGGCGCAATACCGGCTTCGTGGTTCCGAGCCTCAAGACATCGCTGGGGCCTGCCGAGGTCGTGGCAGCGCTAGGCGCCGATCACGCCGGGCGCCTGCTGAAACTCGTGGCGGGCTCTGGCCGGGCGGTGTTCGATCTGATTAGTCGCTACGATATCGATTGCGATGCAGTCCAGAACGGCTGGTTGCAACCCGCACATTCGCGCGCGGCAGAGGAGGTGCTTCATGGCCGCATGCCACGGCTGGTGGCCGCCGGCGTCGATGCCGAATGGCTCGATCGCGATGCCATGCTCAAGCGCACCGGACTTCCATCGCTGCATGGCGGAATCCGCGTGGCTTCCGGTGGTCAGATCACGCCGCTGGCCTATGCGTACGGGCTCGCGCGTGCCGCCATATCAGCGGGAGTGCGACTGTTCGGCGATAGTCCCGTAAAGAGCATCGAACCCGATGGGCAGGGTTGGCGCGTGCGGACTGCCGCTGGCGAGGTTCGCGCCCGTCGCGTGCTCATGACCACCAACGCGCTGATCGGCAACCTGTTGCCGGAGCTGCGCGCATCGATCATTCCCGCGCGAGTGTTCCAGATCGCTACCCAACCGCTGCCGCGGCCTCTTCGCGAGACCCTGTTGCCTGACATGGCCCCGGTTGCCGATACGCGCCGTCATACCTTCGCATTGCGCTGGTCTCCGGACGGCCGACTGGTGACCGGGGGCATGGTGCCGCCGCTGCCTGGACGAATGGCGTTGGCCCGTAGGCTTTTTGCAAATCGTCTTCGCCGCATGGTTCCGGACCTTACGGAAGTCAGAGTGGAATATTCATGGACCGGGATGATTGCCGGCACGCTGGATTTCCTGCCGCGGATGATGCGCATCAAGCCGGGCATCGACGCGGTGATTGGCTGCAACGGCCGCGGCGTAGCGCTGACGACGGCTCTCGGACGAGAAATTGGTCCCTGGCTTGCCGGCCGGATGGCGGATGCGGACCTGACCTTGCCGCTGACCGCGCCGCGGCCGATTCCCTTCAGCCGCATATCCGGACTTGGACCGCATCTCATCCTGCCGGTCTGGGAGGCCCGGGACGCTTTCGAAGCGCGGTTCCGATAG
- a CDS encoding GntR family transcriptional regulator, translating into MAEVTAIKKKRRVVQPAKPASLMEQVHDALRTQILTCAIRPGQELNEAEIAERFNISKTPAREALAALRQEGLVRSFPRRGYQVTPITFADMDELFDVRTILEAGAAELACTRLTGEQIDRLNSLADATYNQGEQLSLATFIRSNREFHVAIAEATGNGRLVQLLTHQIDALERFFYLGAQLRDVNNETSVSHHQIVETLARRDQAAAREIMIRHNEQTRQGLFQALATGRGYDLINL; encoded by the coding sequence ATGGCTGAGGTAACAGCAATCAAAAAGAAACGTCGGGTGGTGCAGCCGGCAAAGCCGGCATCGCTGATGGAACAGGTTCACGATGCGCTGCGAACCCAGATTCTGACATGCGCAATCCGTCCGGGTCAGGAACTGAACGAAGCTGAAATCGCGGAGCGCTTCAATATATCCAAGACGCCGGCCCGCGAAGCGTTGGCCGCCCTGCGGCAGGAGGGACTGGTCAGATCTTTTCCGCGCCGCGGCTACCAGGTCACGCCGATCACGTTTGCGGACATGGACGAACTGTTCGACGTGCGAACCATTCTGGAAGCAGGCGCCGCCGAACTCGCCTGCACCCGGCTGACGGGGGAGCAGATAGATCGTCTGAACTCCCTTGCAGATGCCACCTATAATCAAGGCGAGCAACTCAGTCTCGCTACGTTCATAAGGTCCAACCGTGAATTCCACGTGGCGATTGCGGAAGCGACCGGTAATGGAAGGCTCGTCCAGCTACTGACCCATCAGATCGATGCGCTTGAACGTTTCTTCTATCTCGGCGCCCAATTGCGGGACGTGAACAACGAGACCAGCGTTTCGCACCACCAGATCGTGGAAACCCTTGCCCGTCGTGACCAGGCGGCTGCACGGGAAATCATGATCCGTCACAACGAGCAGACCCGTCAGGGCCTTTTCCAGGCGCTCGCGACAGGGCGGGGATACGACCTGATTAACCTCTAG
- a CDS encoding chromate resistance protein ChrB domain-containing protein has product MPSFLEISPEKLSRLVGTPGAPLIIDVRTDEDFALDPRRVPGSVRRKHGNVTEWSGAIDAESVVVVCQRGGKLSHGVAAYLRHAGLAAESLEGGFEAWAAGGMAVPEDKLPPRDDHGRTVWVTRARPKIDRIACPWLIRRFIDPDALFLYVPASEVLMVGSRFGATPFDIEDVFWSHRGELCTFDVMVEEFGLTCDALLRLATIVRAADTARPDLAPEAPGLLAASLGLSRMYNDDLEQLEAGMLLYDAFYRWCRDATEETHNWPSVKKGA; this is encoded by the coding sequence ATGCCGTCATTTCTCGAAATTTCTCCTGAAAAGCTTAGCCGCCTTGTCGGTACGCCCGGCGCACCGCTCATCATCGACGTCCGCACGGACGAAGACTTCGCGCTCGATCCGCGGCGGGTACCGGGATCCGTCCGCCGCAAGCACGGGAATGTCACAGAATGGAGCGGAGCCATCGACGCCGAATCTGTCGTTGTCGTCTGCCAGAGGGGTGGCAAGCTTAGCCACGGCGTCGCCGCCTATCTCAGGCACGCAGGGCTGGCCGCCGAAAGCCTGGAAGGCGGCTTCGAGGCCTGGGCCGCCGGAGGGATGGCGGTTCCGGAGGACAAGCTGCCTCCCCGCGACGACCACGGTCGAACCGTCTGGGTCACGCGCGCTCGGCCGAAGATCGACCGTATCGCCTGTCCTTGGTTGATCCGGCGTTTCATCGATCCAGACGCATTGTTTCTCTATGTGCCGGCATCCGAGGTTTTGATGGTCGGCAGCCGGTTCGGTGCGACGCCCTTCGATATCGAGGATGTATTCTGGAGCCACCGGGGCGAGCTCTGCACGTTCGACGTCATGGTCGAGGAGTTCGGGCTGACCTGTGATGCCTTGCTGCGTCTTGCAACCATCGTCCGGGCGGCCGACACCGCGCGACCCGATCTTGCCCCAGAGGCGCCAGGGTTGCTGGCGGCGTCGCTTGGCCTGTCGCGGATGTATAACGATGATCTTGAGCAGCTTGAGGCTGGCATGCTTCTCTACGACGCCTTCTATCGCTGGTGCCGCGATGCTACCGAGGAGACCCACAACTGGCCTTCGGTGAAGAAGGGAGCTTAA
- the chrA gene encoding chromate efflux transporter gives MAEVIRNASADREKSEYIHGVSFGEAFKVWVRIAALSFGGPAGQIAVMHRIIVDEKRWIGENRFLHALNYCMLLPGPEAQQLAIYIGWLMHRTAGGLVAGILFVLPGFLAILGLSYIYAAFGSVGVVAGLFFGLKAAVLAVVVQAVFRIGSRAIKNNAMVAIAAAAFVSIFFLHVPFPLIVLTAGIVGYCGSRFGLASFKVGGGHKTAGGPTLSDADSLLGEGTPAHARSNLSWSLRISAVLLALWIIPIGLLWWVLGSNDVFTQIGFFFSQMAVVTFGGAYAVLAYVAQEAVQHYGWLKPGEMLDGLGMAETTPGPLIMVVQFVGFMGAFRDPGALNPMIAATLGAILTTWVTFVPCFLWIFLGAPFIEKLRGNIALAGAMSAITAAVVGVILNLAIWFALHTLFEEVHVVRLGAFWLDIPVLGSIVLPAAILSTAAAVAIFRFRVSVIATLLACALAGMAWTFAR, from the coding sequence ATGGCCGAGGTCATCAGAAATGCGTCCGCGGATCGCGAGAAAAGCGAATATATCCACGGAGTCTCCTTCGGTGAGGCCTTCAAGGTTTGGGTCCGTATCGCCGCTCTCAGTTTCGGCGGACCGGCTGGACAAATCGCCGTCATGCATCGGATCATTGTCGACGAGAAGCGGTGGATCGGCGAAAACCGCTTCCTCCATGCTCTCAACTACTGCATGCTTCTGCCCGGACCGGAAGCCCAGCAGCTCGCGATCTATATCGGCTGGCTGATGCACCGGACCGCGGGCGGACTGGTCGCAGGCATCCTGTTTGTGCTTCCCGGATTTCTGGCTATCCTTGGTCTGAGCTACATCTACGCCGCCTTCGGAAGCGTAGGCGTTGTCGCGGGACTGTTCTTTGGTCTGAAGGCGGCCGTTCTCGCGGTCGTTGTCCAAGCCGTCTTCCGGATCGGCAGCCGGGCCATCAAGAACAATGCCATGGTGGCGATCGCTGCTGCCGCCTTCGTCTCGATCTTCTTCCTGCATGTGCCGTTTCCGTTGATCGTTCTGACTGCGGGCATCGTCGGCTATTGCGGCAGCAGGTTCGGTCTTGCGTCTTTCAAGGTCGGGGGCGGCCACAAGACGGCCGGTGGCCCTACACTTTCGGACGCGGACTCGCTTCTCGGAGAGGGGACGCCGGCTCACGCACGCTCCAACCTCTCGTGGTCGCTTCGCATCTCGGCGGTTCTTCTCGCACTCTGGATCATACCCATCGGCTTATTGTGGTGGGTCCTGGGTTCGAATGACGTCTTCACCCAAATCGGTTTTTTCTTCAGCCAGATGGCAGTCGTCACCTTTGGCGGGGCCTATGCGGTTCTCGCTTATGTGGCGCAGGAGGCCGTCCAGCATTATGGATGGCTGAAGCCTGGGGAAATGCTCGATGGTCTTGGCATGGCAGAGACGACACCCGGACCGCTGATCATGGTGGTGCAGTTTGTCGGCTTCATGGGCGCCTTTCGCGATCCCGGAGCGCTCAACCCGATGATCGCGGCGACCCTCGGGGCCATCCTGACCACATGGGTCACCTTCGTTCCATGCTTCCTCTGGATATTCCTCGGCGCACCGTTCATCGAAAAGCTGCGTGGCAACATCGCGCTTGCCGGAGCGATGTCAGCGATCACCGCGGCGGTGGTCGGGGTCATCCTCAACCTCGCCATCTGGTTCGCGTTGCATACGTTGTTCGAAGAGGTCCACGTGGTCCGTCTGGGAGCGTTTTGGCTCGACATACCGGTCCTTGGGTCGATCGTCCTTCCGGCCGCTATCCTTTCGACCGCGGCCGCAGTTGCGATCTTTCGGTTCAGGGTTTCGGTGATTGCGACGCTGCTCGCCTGCGCACTGGCAGGCATGGCATGGACGTTCGCGAGATGA
- a CDS encoding aspartate/glutamate racemase family protein: MRILVVNPNTTASMTATIADSAMRVANAGTEILAVTSSMGPVSIEGYYDEVFAVPGLLIEIAKGEKAGADAAIIACFDDTGLDAARALANIPVVGICEAALATTAFIAQRFTIVTTMERSRLPLEHLVHRYGMSGRCKVRAADIPVLSLEDPNSNARDRLRSEIATALRDDKAEAIVLGCAGMADLTAELRREFGVPVVDGVAAAVKQAEALVTLGLSTAKRGAYASPVRKPYKGLLEDFEPGKLIAK; encoded by the coding sequence ATGCGCATCCTTGTCGTAAACCCGAATACCACCGCCAGCATGACGGCGACGATCGCCGATTCTGCCATGCGCGTCGCCAATGCCGGCACCGAAATCCTTGCCGTCACCTCCTCCATGGGGCCTGTCTCGATCGAGGGCTATTATGACGAGGTCTTCGCAGTACCCGGTCTGCTGATCGAGATTGCCAAGGGCGAAAAGGCCGGTGCCGATGCGGCGATCATCGCGTGCTTCGACGATACAGGCCTCGACGCCGCACGGGCGCTGGCCAATATTCCTGTGGTCGGCATCTGCGAAGCGGCTTTGGCTACGACCGCCTTCATCGCCCAGCGTTTCACCATCGTCACCACCATGGAACGCTCGCGCCTCCCGCTCGAACATCTTGTTCATCGCTACGGCATGTCCGGCCGATGCAAGGTGAGGGCCGCCGATATTCCCGTCCTCTCGCTGGAAGATCCGAATTCCAATGCCCGCGACCGGTTGCGCAGCGAGATCGCGACGGCGCTGCGCGACGACAAGGCGGAGGCGATCGTGCTCGGCTGTGCCGGCATGGCCGATCTGACGGCCGAACTCCGCCGCGAGTTCGGCGTGCCTGTGGTCGACGGCGTCGCAGCAGCGGTGAAACAGGCCGAGGCGCTGGTGACATTGGGCTTGTCGACGGCCAAGCGAGGAGCTTATGCTTCGCCGGTCCGCAAGCCCTATAAAGGTCTGCTCGAAGATTTCGAGCCCGGGAAACTCATCGCCAAATGA
- a CDS encoding bifunctional allantoicase/(S)-ureidoglycine aminohydrolase: protein MTNRDYYSKLGGLPPQTELLSSKAVFTTSYAVIPRTVMSDIVASLLPHWEGTRAWIISRPMTGFSETFSQYIVEVQPGGGSDRPEPNARAEAAIFVVEGETSIEFAGSDHALRAGSFAYIPAGSPWKLRNRGTAPVKFHWVRKAFQAVEGLEAPPAVFTHEDEHPISWMPDTGDRWGTTRFVDTSDVRYDMHLNIVTLEPGATIPFMETHVMEHGLYVLEGKAVYRLNQDWVEVEAGDYMWLRAFCPQACYAGGPGRFRYLLYKDVNRHTQLW, encoded by the coding sequence ATGACCAACAGAGATTATTATTCGAAACTCGGTGGTTTGCCGCCGCAGACCGAACTTCTTTCCAGCAAGGCTGTTTTCACGACATCCTATGCCGTCATCCCCCGAACCGTCATGTCCGATATCGTGGCCAGCCTGCTTCCCCATTGGGAGGGAACCCGGGCATGGATCATCTCCCGCCCGATGACGGGGTTTTCGGAGACGTTCTCGCAATATATCGTGGAAGTTCAGCCCGGAGGCGGAAGCGACCGGCCGGAACCCAACGCGCGCGCCGAGGCGGCGATCTTCGTCGTCGAGGGCGAGACGTCGATCGAGTTCGCCGGAAGCGATCATGCGCTGAGGGCGGGCTCCTTTGCATATATCCCGGCCGGATCGCCGTGGAAGCTGCGCAATCGCGGCACGGCACCGGTCAAGTTCCACTGGGTTCGCAAGGCCTTTCAGGCGGTCGAGGGCCTGGAAGCTCCGCCGGCGGTCTTTACCCATGAAGATGAACATCCGATTTCATGGATGCCGGACACCGGCGACCGCTGGGGGACAACCCGTTTCGTCGACACTTCCGACGTCCGCTACGACATGCATCTCAACATCGTCACGTTGGAACCGGGCGCGACCATCCCCTTCATGGAAACGCATGTCATGGAGCATGGCCTCTACGTGCTCGAAGGCAAGGCGGTCTATCGGCTCAATCAGGATTGGGTCGAGGTCGAAGCCGGCGACTACATGTGGCTGCGCGCCTTCTGCCCGCAGGCCTGTTATGCGGGTGGTCCGGGACGTTTCCGCTATCTGCTCTACAAGGATGTCAACCGGCATACCCAGCTCTGGTAG
- a CDS encoding ABC transporter permease, whose product MATIASSEPETAKAEDTKPRSFRLSPALISYLQATPLALILGAFLLLPILMITVVSFWDYDFAQMYPDFLSMNYAETLGSWVTWKTYLNTLKFALLVWAITLFVGFWVAYFLAFHIRTTAMQMVLFLVCTVPFLTSNIIRMISWIPVLGRNGLVNTTLINVGIVPEPIEWLLYSDFAVVLAMVHLYTLFMVTPIFNTLMRIDKSLVEAARDAGARSTQILTNVIIPLAKPGMAIGTIFVVTLVMADFSTVQVMSGGQSASVALMMKNQMSLLQYPAAAANAVVLLVLVLLMVAGILRIVDIRKEL is encoded by the coding sequence ATGGCGACGATCGCATCATCCGAGCCGGAAACGGCCAAGGCCGAGGACACAAAGCCCCGGAGCTTTCGTCTGTCGCCGGCGCTGATCTCCTATCTCCAGGCGACGCCGTTGGCGCTGATCCTCGGCGCCTTCCTGCTGCTGCCGATCCTGATGATTACAGTCGTCAGCTTCTGGGATTACGATTTCGCCCAGATGTATCCGGACTTCCTGTCGATGAACTATGCCGAGACGCTCGGTTCGTGGGTGACGTGGAAGACCTACCTGAACACGTTGAAATTCGCCTTGCTGGTCTGGGCGATCACGCTGTTCGTCGGTTTCTGGGTCGCCTATTTTCTGGCCTTTCACATCCGCACCACCGCAATGCAGATGGTGCTCTTCCTCGTCTGCACCGTGCCGTTCCTGACGTCGAACATCATCCGCATGATTTCGTGGATCCCGGTGCTCGGGCGCAACGGCCTCGTCAACACGACGCTGATCAATGTGGGGATCGTTCCAGAACCGATCGAATGGCTGCTCTACTCGGATTTTGCCGTCGTGCTCGCCATGGTGCATCTCTATACGCTGTTCATGGTGACGCCGATCTTCAACACGCTGATGCGCATCGACAAGTCGCTGGTAGAAGCCGCGCGCGACGCCGGCGCCAGGAGCACCCAGATCCTCACCAACGTCATCATTCCGCTTGCCAAGCCCGGCATGGCGATCGGCACCATCTTCGTCGTGACGCTTGTCATGGCCGACTTTTCGACGGTTCAGGTGATGTCCGGGGGTCAGAGCGCTTCGGTGGCGCTGATGATGAAGAACCAGATGTCCCTGCTTCAATACCCGGCGGCGGCCGCCAACGCGGTCGTGCTGCTCGTCCTGGTTCTGCTGATGGTCGCGGGAATTCTCCGCATTGTCGATATCCGCAAAGAACTTTAG